In Etheostoma cragini isolate CJK2018 chromosome 9, CSU_Ecrag_1.0, whole genome shotgun sequence, the following are encoded in one genomic region:
- the nmur1a gene encoding neuromedin-U receptor 1 has protein sequence MSPYNCSLDLMAEKDDWLCSPGGKCVNLTSGINVSHIDVDDACLTDKEYLEKYLGPRRSSVFLPICHIYLVIFLVGVVGNVLTCTVIARNKVMWTPTNYYLFSLAVSDLLVLLLGMPLELYELWQNYPFLLGKGGCYFKTFIFETVCLASILNVTALSVERYIAVVHPLRAKYVVTRTHAKRVILTVWGVSVLCALPNTSLHGINVLHSRSSSPAGNMTVEIPDSAICTLVKPRWMYNLTIQVTTLLFFMLPMFTISALYMLIGLQLKREKMRQTLEAKTGFGQDIFCSIRSQQQKARRRQVTKMLFVLVVVFGICWAPFHTDRLMWSFIIDWTDYHLEIFQYVHIISGVFFYLSSAVNPILYNLMSTRFREMFKEVMCHRPHHIAPRKHSLSVTRVTLRSTLSDAPLSNGAAVVEVEAGDGDVRMKNETSFSC, from the exons ATGTCACCTTACAACTGCTCTCTTGATCTAATGGCTGAAAAAGATGACTGGCTTTGTTCTCCTGGGGGGAAGTGTGTCAATTTGACCTCTGGCATTAACGTAAGCCACATTGATGTGGATGATGCATGTCTGACAGATAAAGAGTACCTGGAGAAATATCTGGGACCTCGTCGATCATCTGTGTTCCTTCCCATCTGCCACATCTACCTGGTCATCTTCCTGGTAGGTGTGGTGGGGAATGTGCTGACATGCACTGTCATTGCACGCAACAAAGTGATGTGGACGCCAACAAACTACTACTTGTTCAGCCTGGCGGTGTCAGacctgctggtgctgctgctcgGCATGCCATTAGAGCTGTATGAGCTGTGGCAGAACTACCCCTTCCTCCTGGGGAAGGGTGGATGCTACTTCAAAACGTTTATATTCGAGACTGTTTGCTTGGCGTCTATCCTCAACGTGACAGCGCTGAGCGTGGAGCGCTACATTGCTGTGGTTCACCCGCTACGAGCAAAGTATGTTGTTACACGTACCCATGCCAAGCGGGTCATACTTACAGTGTGGGGTGTGTCGGTGTTGTGTGCTTTGCCGAACACAAGTCTGCATGGGATCAACGTCCTTCACAGTCGCTCTAGTAGCCCTGCTGGTAACATGACCGTGGAGATTCCTGACTCAGCGATCTGTACACTAGTAAAACCACGCTGGATGTATAACCTAACAATCCAGGTGACCACCTTGCTATTTTTCATGCTGCCCATGTTCACCATCAGCGCTCTCTACATGCTTATCGGGTTGCAGCTGAAGCGAGAGAAGATGCGTCAGACACTGGAGGCGAAGACGGGCTTTGGACAGGACATCTTCTGTAGCATCCGATCACAGCAGCAGAAGGCACGTCGCCGGCAGGTCACTAAAATGTTGT TCGTTTTAGTGGTAGTGTTTGGGATCTGCTGGGCCCCGTTTCACACTGACCGTCTCATGTGGAGTTTTATCATTGACTGGACTGACTACCACCTGGAAATCTTCCAGTATGTGCACATCATCTCCGGAGTGTTTTTCTACCTTAGCTCAGCAGTCAATCCAATCCTGTACAACCTCATGTCAACACGCTTTAGAGAAATGTTCAAGGAAGTCATGTGCCATCGGCCACATCACATCGCTCCCAGGAAACACTCTCTCAGCGTCACCCGGGTGACACTCCGCAGCACCCTGAGTGATGCGCCTCTTAGCAACGGAGCCGCTGTTGTTGAAGTCGAGGCAGGAGATGGAGATGTAAggatgaaaaatgaaaccagtTTTTCATGTTAA